From the genome of Geothrix sp. 21YS21S-4, one region includes:
- a CDS encoding carbonic anhydrase, translated as MQRLVQGIHQFQTQIFSSHKDLFERLDQDQTPETLFITCSDSRISPNLITQTQPGELFILRNVGNLVPPYEQMGGMAAGIEFAVASLRVKDIIVCGHSNCGAMKALLEPEQLGELPATKAWLAHARKTERIMWESYGHLHGNELLHATVEENVLVQLENLRSHPAVAKAMASGMLHLHAWVYKIETGEVFAFDPDRGQYTSVTGTEGFIALDAEHRATDLSI; from the coding sequence ATGCAGAGACTCGTCCAGGGCATCCACCAGTTCCAGACCCAGATCTTCAGCTCCCACAAGGACCTGTTCGAGCGCCTGGACCAGGACCAGACGCCCGAGACCCTGTTCATCACCTGCTCGGACTCCCGGATCAGCCCCAACCTGATCACCCAGACCCAGCCGGGGGAGCTGTTCATCCTGCGGAACGTGGGCAACCTCGTCCCGCCCTACGAGCAGATGGGCGGGATGGCAGCGGGCATCGAGTTCGCCGTGGCCAGCCTGCGGGTGAAGGACATCATCGTGTGCGGCCACTCCAACTGCGGCGCCATGAAGGCCCTGCTGGAGCCCGAGCAGTTGGGAGAGCTTCCTGCCACCAAGGCCTGGCTGGCCCACGCCCGCAAGACCGAGCGGATCATGTGGGAGAGCTACGGCCACCTCCACGGGAACGAACTGCTCCATGCCACGGTGGAAGAGAACGTCCTGGTGCAGTTGGAAAACCTGCGCAGCCACCCGGCCGTGGCCAAGGCCATGGCCAGCGGGATGCTCCACCTCCACGCCTGGGTCTACAAGATCGAGACCGGCGAGGTCTTCGCGTTCGATCCGGACCGCGGGCAGTACACCTCCGTCACCGGCACCGAGGGCTTCATCGCCCTGGACGCGGAGCACCGGGCCACGGACCTCTCGATCTGA